The Methanobacterium lacus genome includes a region encoding these proteins:
- a CDS encoding BPL-N domain-containing protein has translation MIYSGTGAINSCVSGVINGLHYSNNKNLVPGYKFSCGTTRTISSKTLSGYNVLVMPGGTSGLNYIKNVDGNAIKKFVSSGHGYVGICAGAYSGSKYVKGLYYGWGLAPHVYCNHISHEGNLLVKTSTAISSLLGPSKTLTLAHYNGPAMYTRGGNTVTFAYYADNKTGYKGQKAIVGDYYGSGRTVLSGPHPELQPTNSSLLAKMVLWAAHVNKVQQIFAVSSVNPSNGAVYVAANKQITVKYTESVKLANSNIKLQTSTGTSVPITTSVSGNTLTISHPLLSTGVKYIFTVASGTVVSSSGKTLNSYSSSFTVSPLTIAQMKDGINRVHAFQSKNNRLPNYVSFGTKQIPIATFKEIIAAYGLKL, from the coding sequence CACTACTCCAACAACAAGAATCTTGTGCCTGGTTACAAGTTCAGCTGTGGAACAACACGTACCATCAGTTCAAAAACCTTGTCAGGTTACAACGTGCTTGTTATGCCTGGAGGTACCAGTGGTTTGAACTACATTAAAAATGTGGATGGTAATGCCATAAAAAAATTTGTTTCAAGCGGCCATGGATATGTTGGTATCTGTGCAGGTGCCTATTCAGGATCCAAGTATGTTAAGGGCCTTTATTATGGTTGGGGACTGGCACCCCATGTGTACTGTAACCATATCAGTCATGAAGGAAACCTTCTTGTAAAAACAAGCACCGCCATAAGTTCATTGCTTGGACCAAGCAAAACCCTAACACTTGCACACTACAACGGCCCTGCAATGTACACTCGTGGAGGTAACACAGTCACATTTGCATACTACGCAGACAACAAAACAGGTTACAAGGGACAAAAAGCCATAGTTGGAGATTATTATGGTAGTGGGAGGACTGTTTTAAGCGGGCCTCATCCAGAATTACAACCAACCAACTCAAGTTTACTTGCTAAAATGGTTTTATGGGCTGCTCATGTGAATAAGGTCCAACAAATTTTTGCTGTTTCATCTGTAAACCCTTCAAATGGTGCTGTTTATGTTGCAGCCAACAAGCAGATAACTGTAAAATACACTGAATCAGTGAAATTAGCCAACAGTAACATCAAATTACAAACCAGCACAGGAACATCTGTACCCATCACAACATCTGTCTCAGGAAACACCCTAACCATATCACATCCACTGCTTTCAACCGGTGTTAAATACATCTTTACAGTAGCAAGTGGAACTGTAGTTTCATCCTCTGGAAAAACTTTAAACAGTTATTCCAGCAGTTTCACAGTGAGTCCACTCACAATCGCCCAAATGAAAGATGGTATAAACAGAGTTCATGCATTTCAATCCAAAAATAACAGACTTCCAAACTACGTAAGCTTCGGAACTAAACAGATCCCAATAGCAACATTCAAAGAGATCATAGCAGCCTATGGATTGAAACTATAA